A stretch of the Pedobacter sp. MC2016-14 genome encodes the following:
- a CDS encoding MFS transporter has protein sequence MKENKKSSYRWTICLLLFLATTINYLDRQVLSLTWTDFIKPEFHWDNNDYGNITALFSIFYAISMLFAGRLVDKLDTKKGFLWAIGVWSVGACLHAFCGIATAGIITGNWFVGFEGAKDIIEGVNNTGMVVSVSVTLFIFARFVLAVGEAGNFPAAIKATAEYFPKKDRAFATSIFNAGATVGALAAPITIPFIAKAYGWEMAFIIIGALGFVWMGLWVFVYNKPELHKRVSAEELAYIQQDVIADRKLVDYVEETKEKVSFIDCFKFKQTWAFAVGKFMTDGVWWFFLFWTPAYLKSVYGMDSTQSALPLFVLYMITLLSIIGGWLPTYFVDKKGMNPYEGRMRAMLIFAFFPLLALAAQPLGHITYWIPVIIIGIAGAAHQAWSANIFSTVGDMFPKKAIATITGIGGMAGGLGSFIINKGSGLLFDYTGKNNIVFMGFKGEEAGYFIIFSICAVCYLIGWSIMKTLVPKYAPITNL, from the coding sequence ATGAAAGAAAATAAAAAGAGCAGTTACAGGTGGACCATATGTTTACTGTTGTTTCTTGCAACCACAATAAATTATTTAGACAGACAGGTACTCTCGTTAACATGGACTGATTTTATTAAACCAGAATTTCACTGGGATAATAACGATTACGGAAATATAACGGCTCTATTTTCTATTTTCTATGCCATATCTATGCTTTTCGCGGGCCGTTTGGTAGATAAGCTGGATACAAAAAAAGGTTTTCTCTGGGCAATTGGCGTATGGTCAGTTGGTGCATGTTTACACGCTTTTTGTGGTATTGCTACTGCCGGAATTATTACTGGAAATTGGTTTGTAGGCTTTGAAGGTGCCAAAGATATCATTGAAGGCGTAAACAATACCGGGATGGTTGTTTCGGTTAGTGTAACCTTATTTATTTTTGCACGTTTTGTATTGGCTGTTGGAGAGGCTGGAAACTTTCCTGCTGCCATTAAAGCAACCGCAGAATATTTTCCTAAAAAAGACAGGGCATTTGCCACCAGTATTTTTAATGCAGGCGCAACAGTTGGCGCTTTAGCCGCACCGATTACCATTCCTTTCATTGCCAAAGCTTATGGATGGGAAATGGCATTTATCATTATAGGTGCATTGGGTTTTGTGTGGATGGGACTGTGGGTATTTGTTTACAATAAACCTGAACTACATAAAAGAGTTAGTGCTGAAGAGCTGGCTTACATCCAACAAGATGTTATTGCAGATAGAAAACTGGTTGATTATGTAGAAGAGACAAAGGAAAAAGTTTCTTTTATTGACTGTTTTAAATTTAAACAAACCTGGGCTTTTGCTGTGGGTAAGTTTATGACTGATGGGGTGTGGTGGTTCTTTTTATTCTGGACACCTGCCTATTTAAAGTCGGTATACGGAATGGATTCTACTCAAAGCGCGTTGCCTTTATTTGTGCTTTACATGATAACTTTGCTTTCTATTATTGGCGGTTGGTTGCCAACCTATTTCGTCGATAAAAAAGGAATGAACCCATATGAGGGTAGAATGAGAGCGATGCTTATTTTTGCTTTTTTTCCGCTTTTAGCTTTAGCAGCACAACCTTTAGGTCACATTACTTATTGGATTCCGGTAATTATTATCGGTATTGCAGGTGCCGCACACCAGGCTTGGTCGGCAAACATTTTTTCTACTGTTGGTGACATGTTCCCTAAAAAAGCCATTGCAACCATTACAGGTATTGGTGGTATGGCAGGTGGACTGGGTTCTTTTATCATTAATAAAGGCTCAGGTTTATTGTTTGATTACACCGGGAAGAATAATATCGTATTTATGGGCTTTAAAGGCGAAGAGGCAGGTTACTTTATCATCTTCTCTATTTGTGCTGTTTGCTATTTAATTGGCTGGAGCATTATGAAAACCCTGGTACCTAAATATGCACCTATAACAAATCTATAA
- a CDS encoding TonB-dependent receptor, with protein sequence MNRLFTKLLNVLIIFIFMLGGSINAQTKSGSISGIIKTSDGKPAGYVNVGLKSTNKATQTAENGTFTIKNVKPGTYVLKISAIGASTQEQNVTVTAGQASDLNFIIAESSAQLHEVNINSYKSPNKKPVNVGKVAIAPRDLPQAVQVIGTQMIQDQQMNRLSDVLKNVNGVAFGENRGSVNETFFARGYSLGGNNVLKNGARSSSGGLPEASTLESVEVLKGSAALLYGGVSGGAVVNMVTKKPKFEYGGEVSMRAGSYEFYKPTLDLYGPISKKLAFRVIGTYENAYSFRDIVTSKRVYVNPSLLYKVSDKTEIILQGDYLKSNYTPDFGVGSMGNVIPNISRGAFINTPWAYNKTNTVSSQLNVNHKFNDNWKINVIASLQSYNRNYYGAERPAANAAGILLTRMLTRSKTKEFSYNEQINLTGTFQTIGIKHNVLVGLDADQSRTTSNGFVYPSTATSSNPFGLAAYDYGGANLLDPSTYYGSGIEPGAVVKTITFAPTYRMGGFVQDLISVTEKFKVLAGIRWTYQKTPTTHIKDILLNTEPLSTTADKIDKAFSPKVGLIYQPLKATSVYASYSNNFTSNSGTDIFLSPMRPSIIDQYEAGIKNDFLDGKLSANFTVYKIKNSNLAQMALFKADGTSNADATIKEFTGATASDGFEIDLAGTITKGLNFLAGYSYNNYRYTSTLPTGLVEGERLVGTTKNTANGTVFYTFSTGAVKGLKVGASTFYTGRRNGGFNTSKVPPAANSTRAGLIPLNAFTTFDLSAGYTWKQISLLAKISNITDKLNYFVHENYSVNPIPPRQFMTTLAYKF encoded by the coding sequence ATGAATAGATTATTTACCAAACTATTAAACGTCCTCATTATTTTTATATTTATGCTAGGGGGAAGCATAAATGCACAAACTAAATCTGGATCAATATCCGGTATAATAAAAACCAGCGATGGTAAACCTGCAGGTTACGTCAATGTTGGATTAAAAAGCACCAATAAGGCGACACAGACTGCTGAGAATGGTACTTTTACCATCAAAAATGTTAAACCGGGAACTTATGTCCTGAAAATATCTGCAATAGGAGCTTCAACTCAAGAGCAAAATGTCACAGTTACTGCAGGACAGGCTTCCGATCTCAACTTTATAATTGCTGAATCTTCTGCTCAATTGCATGAGGTGAACATCAACAGTTATAAAAGTCCAAATAAAAAGCCGGTAAATGTTGGTAAAGTAGCCATTGCACCAAGAGATTTGCCGCAGGCTGTACAAGTTATCGGAACTCAGATGATTCAAGACCAACAGATGAACCGTTTAAGTGACGTGCTTAAAAATGTAAATGGGGTAGCCTTTGGGGAAAACCGAGGCAGCGTTAATGAAACATTTTTCGCCCGTGGCTACAGTCTCGGAGGAAACAACGTATTAAAAAATGGTGCGCGTAGCAGTTCTGGTGGTTTACCAGAAGCCAGTACGTTAGAATCTGTAGAAGTACTAAAAGGAAGCGCGGCTTTGTTATATGGCGGTGTATCTGGTGGAGCAGTGGTAAATATGGTAACTAAAAAACCAAAGTTTGAATATGGCGGTGAAGTGTCCATGCGTGCCGGGAGCTATGAATTTTACAAACCGACACTTGACTTATATGGTCCCATCTCAAAAAAACTTGCTTTTCGCGTGATAGGTACTTATGAAAATGCCTATAGTTTCAGGGACATTGTAACTTCAAAAAGGGTATATGTAAATCCATCTCTCTTATATAAAGTTAGCGATAAAACTGAAATTATATTGCAGGGAGACTATTTGAAAAGCAATTATACCCCTGATTTTGGAGTTGGAAGTATGGGCAATGTTATCCCTAATATTAGTCGCGGTGCATTTATAAATACGCCCTGGGCTTACAACAAAACGAATACGGTAAGTTCTCAACTTAATGTGAATCATAAATTCAATGACAATTGGAAAATTAATGTAATTGCTTCCCTTCAGTCTTATAACAGGAACTACTATGGGGCGGAAAGACCAGCTGCAAATGCTGCAGGAATTCTTTTAACCCGCATGCTAACTCGATCGAAAACTAAGGAATTCAGCTATAATGAACAGATTAATTTGACGGGAACCTTTCAAACAATCGGGATTAAACATAATGTTCTTGTTGGTTTAGATGCTGACCAGTCCAGAACTACTTCAAATGGCTTTGTGTATCCTAGCACTGCAACTTCATCCAATCCTTTTGGTCTTGCCGCATATGATTACGGTGGTGCCAACCTATTGGATCCATCAACATATTATGGATCAGGTATTGAACCAGGGGCAGTAGTAAAGACAATCACTTTTGCACCTACCTACAGAATGGGTGGTTTTGTTCAAGATTTAATAAGTGTTACAGAAAAATTCAAGGTTTTAGCCGGCATAAGATGGACCTATCAAAAAACACCTACAACACATATTAAGGATATTTTACTTAATACTGAACCGCTAAGTACTACTGCTGATAAAATAGACAAGGCCTTTTCGCCAAAGGTGGGATTAATCTATCAACCTTTAAAGGCGACTTCTGTATATGCAAGTTATTCTAATAACTTTACTTCAAATTCCGGAACAGATATTTTCCTTTCTCCAATGAGACCTTCAATCATTGACCAATATGAAGCGGGTATTAAAAATGACTTTCTTGATGGAAAGCTATCAGCGAATTTCACGGTATACAAAATAAAGAACAGCAATCTTGCGCAAATGGCTTTATTTAAAGCTGATGGAACATCAAATGCTGATGCCACCATAAAAGAATTTACTGGTGCAACAGCTAGTGATGGCTTTGAAATTGATTTGGCAGGAACAATAACTAAGGGCCTAAATTTCTTGGCAGGATATAGTTATAATAACTACCGATATACAAGTACGCTGCCTACTGGTCTTGTAGAGGGAGAGCGTTTGGTAGGAACAACTAAAAATACTGCGAACGGAACTGTATTTTATACATTTAGTACCGGTGCAGTAAAAGGATTGAAAGTAGGAGCGTCAACATTTTATACGGGCCGACGTAACGGTGGCTTTAACACATCAAAAGTTCCACCGGCGGCGAATTCAACACGAGCTGGCTTAATACCGCTTAACGCATTTACCACATTCGACTTGTCTGCTGGATACACCTGGAAACAAATCTCCTTATTAGCCAAGATTTCCAACATTACAGACAAATTAAATTATTTTGTTCATGAGAACTACAGTGTAAATCCAATTCCTCCGCGTCAGTTTATGACGACGTTGGCTTACAAATTTTAA
- the proB gene encoding glutamate 5-kinase produces the protein MNAAYKRIVVKIGSNVLTTENGLPNAARIAHLVAQLAALKKQGKEVILVSSGAVASGRSLIKISEKQNAVAARQLLASIGQIKLINTYMQLFEKEDMLCSQVLVTKEDFRDRMHYLNIKNCLEILLQYQVIPIVNENDVVSVTELMFTDNDELAGLIASMLNADVLIILSNVDGIYNGDPKAEGAAVIREIKGGEGNISSFITTGKSGFGRGGMITKLGMAQKVAKLGIPVLIANGTRKNILAELLEDKVIHTRFVPEKITSGKKKWIAHSENSATGVVQLNAGAKAALLSEKASSLLPVGIINISADFKKGDIIRVVDEDEVLIGLGIAEYGSDKARERIGEKKQPPLVHYNYFHAVV, from the coding sequence ATGAATGCTGCTTACAAAAGGATTGTTGTTAAAATTGGTTCAAACGTGCTTACCACTGAAAACGGTTTGCCCAACGCGGCCAGGATAGCACATTTGGTTGCACAGCTTGCTGCTTTAAAAAAGCAGGGTAAAGAAGTGATCCTGGTTTCTTCGGGTGCGGTGGCTTCAGGAAGAAGTTTGATAAAGATTTCTGAAAAACAAAATGCTGTTGCAGCCCGGCAATTACTTGCATCCATAGGTCAGATTAAACTGATCAATACGTATATGCAGCTTTTTGAAAAGGAAGACATGCTGTGCTCGCAGGTATTGGTAACTAAAGAAGATTTTAGGGACAGGATGCACTACCTGAACATCAAAAATTGTCTGGAAATATTATTGCAGTACCAGGTCATTCCTATTGTAAATGAAAATGACGTGGTATCGGTAACCGAATTGATGTTTACAGATAATGATGAACTGGCAGGATTAATTGCATCAATGCTTAATGCAGATGTACTGATTATCCTGTCTAATGTAGATGGAATTTACAATGGCGATCCAAAAGCTGAAGGCGCAGCGGTAATCCGCGAAATTAAGGGGGGCGAAGGAAACATTTCTTCTTTTATTACTACCGGTAAATCAGGTTTTGGAAGAGGAGGCATGATTACCAAATTGGGCATGGCGCAAAAAGTTGCCAAATTGGGAATCCCGGTATTAATTGCTAATGGTACGCGCAAAAACATCCTGGCAGAATTACTGGAAGATAAGGTGATACATACCCGGTTTGTACCGGAAAAAATCACTTCTGGTAAAAAGAAATGGATTGCCCATTCCGAAAATTCTGCTACCGGTGTGGTGCAGTTAAATGCGGGTGCAAAAGCAGCATTGCTTTCTGAAAAAGCCAGTAGTTTACTGCCCGTGGGGATCATTAATATTAGTGCTGATTTTAAAAAAGGAGATATCATTAGGGTAGTAGATGAAGATGAGGTACTAATTGGTTTGGGAATTGCCGAGTATGGTTCTGATAAAGCGCGGGAACGTATTGGAGAAAAAAAACAACCTCCATTGGTTCATTACAATTATTTTCATGCTGTAGTTTAG
- a CDS encoding LacI family DNA-binding transcriptional regulator, whose product MGVNLKQLAAELQLSTSTVSRALHDSHEISIETKKRVREMADKLGYQANPYASSLRKQKSKTIALVIPEIDNNFFTLAINGIEEIAQSKDYHVLIYLTHEDLQKEIAVSKHLQSGRVDGILMSVTSQTDDSTHLKELNKTNIPLVFFDRISDEINTVKITTDDYNSGYNATKHLIDAGCKHIAYLQVSEALSIGIKRLNGFKDAIKENSPGNKTSIVTCGNQNEDNYNLIQNLLNVPDAPDGIFASIEKLAVTAYYVCHDSNIGIPEQVKIISFSNLSTAPLLNPSLSTITQPAFEIGKKAAQVLFRLIEQKPLDDDERNIILKSQLIPRNSTK is encoded by the coding sequence ATGGGTGTTAATTTAAAACAATTGGCTGCCGAACTTCAGCTGTCTACCTCCACAGTATCCCGGGCTTTACATGACAGCCACGAAATTAGCATAGAAACTAAAAAAAGGGTAAGGGAAATGGCCGATAAATTAGGTTATCAAGCCAACCCATATGCCAGCAGTCTCAGGAAACAAAAAAGTAAAACGATTGCCCTTGTTATTCCCGAAATTGACAATAACTTTTTTACACTGGCCATTAACGGCATCGAAGAAATTGCACAAAGTAAAGACTACCATGTATTGATTTACCTAACGCACGAGGATCTGCAAAAAGAGATTGCGGTAAGTAAACACCTCCAAAGTGGAAGGGTTGATGGCATATTGATGTCGGTAACCAGTCAGACTGACGACAGTACCCATCTTAAGGAATTGAATAAAACTAATATTCCACTCGTATTTTTTGACCGCATCAGCGATGAAATAAATACCGTTAAAATTACTACTGACGACTACAATAGTGGTTATAATGCTACCAAACACCTTATTGATGCTGGATGCAAACATATTGCCTACTTGCAGGTATCAGAAGCTTTATCTATCGGGATTAAAAGATTAAATGGTTTTAAAGATGCCATAAAAGAAAATAGCCCCGGCAATAAAACATCCATAGTAACCTGCGGGAACCAAAATGAGGACAACTACAATCTTATTCAAAACTTGCTTAATGTACCTGATGCCCCAGATGGCATCTTTGCTTCTATAGAAAAACTGGCAGTGACGGCTTATTATGTTTGCCATGACTCAAACATCGGCATTCCGGAACAGGTTAAGATCATTAGTTTTTCCAATCTCTCTACCGCGCCATTGCTAAACCCATCTTTAAGCACTATTACACAGCCCGCTTTTGAGATTGGCAAAAAAGCTGCGCAGGTATTATTTAGGTTGATTGAGCAAAAACCATTGGATGATGATGAACGGAACATTATCTTGAAATCGCAGCTCATCCCAAGAAACTCTACAAAATAG
- a CDS encoding bifunctional 4-hydroxy-2-oxoglutarate aldolase/2-dehydro-3-deoxy-phosphogluconate aldolase, whose amino-acid sequence MKTKESSLKAITDQGLLPLFFYEDAEVSLDIIRTLYKSGVRVLEYTNRGKAALENFKYLIKGVDAEMPDLHLGIGTIKNTTEAQAFLDAGAHFIVAPVVDLEVSKLTHDAGLLWVPGCFSPTEINLAHQNGAGLIKLFPANLLGPSYLSSIKELFQGQLFIPTGGVEIEATNMSNWFKAGVCAVGMGSKLISKEILETKNYNELAVLTAKTIELVKTSRIV is encoded by the coding sequence ATGAAAACCAAAGAAAGTTCATTAAAAGCGATTACAGACCAGGGCTTATTGCCATTGTTTTTTTATGAAGATGCTGAAGTAAGTTTAGACATCATTAGAACTCTGTATAAATCTGGAGTACGCGTTTTAGAATATACGAATAGGGGTAAGGCAGCTTTAGAAAATTTTAAATATCTGATTAAAGGTGTGGATGCTGAAATGCCAGATTTACATTTAGGTATAGGTACAATAAAAAACACCACAGAAGCGCAGGCATTTTTGGATGCTGGTGCTCATTTTATTGTTGCGCCAGTAGTAGATTTGGAAGTGTCTAAACTGACTCATGATGCAGGTTTACTTTGGGTACCTGGATGTTTTTCTCCTACAGAAATTAATCTTGCTCATCAGAATGGTGCTGGTTTAATTAAGTTGTTTCCGGCAAATTTACTTGGACCTTCTTACTTATCTTCTATTAAGGAATTGTTTCAGGGACAGTTGTTTATTCCGACAGGTGGCGTAGAAATTGAAGCAACGAACATGAGCAACTGGTTTAAAGCTGGCGTGTGTGCTGTTGGAATGGGCAGTAAACTGATCAGTAAAGAGATATTGGAAACTAAAAATTACAATGAACTTGCTGTATTAACTGCTAAAACCATTGAACTGGTAAAAACCAGCAGAATAGTTTAA
- a CDS encoding sugar kinase — MGKVLSYGELLLRICPDAEGSWLKENGLPFYVGGAELNVATALALWEVPSAYFTALPDNFMSKQLVEYVDELKIDTSAIQFQGDRIGLYYLHKGKDLKNSGVIYDRAHSSFAEIKLNTINWDEVLKDVSWFHFSAICPALSQAAADLCEEVLKEASARNISISIDLNYRAKLWQYGKQPGEVLPALAKYCTLIMGNLWAAERMLNIPVREGLVEEDQKKAYLEQAKTTSEELMKQYPKCTAVANTFRFDVGKGIRYYTTLYTEGKLNVSTEYTAEAIVDKVGSGDCYMAGLIYGFYKELPAAEVLEFATAAAFSKLFVESDATNIKADEVKEKVKNYVNEAVSF, encoded by the coding sequence ATGGGAAAAGTTTTAAGTTATGGAGAATTGTTGCTTCGGATTTGTCCGGATGCAGAGGGCAGTTGGTTAAAAGAAAATGGCTTACCATTTTATGTAGGCGGTGCCGAACTTAATGTAGCTACAGCACTGGCGTTGTGGGAAGTCCCTTCCGCATATTTTACCGCCTTGCCAGATAATTTTATGAGCAAACAGCTTGTAGAATATGTAGATGAGCTAAAGATTGATACCTCTGCTATCCAATTTCAAGGTGATCGGATTGGATTGTACTACCTGCATAAAGGTAAAGACCTTAAAAATTCTGGTGTCATCTATGACCGTGCACATTCTTCATTTGCAGAGATTAAACTAAATACCATCAACTGGGATGAGGTTTTAAAAGATGTTTCCTGGTTTCACTTTAGTGCAATTTGTCCTGCTTTAAGTCAGGCCGCTGCAGATTTATGTGAAGAAGTATTGAAAGAAGCATCAGCAAGAAACATCAGCATCTCTATAGATTTAAATTACAGGGCCAAACTTTGGCAATATGGAAAACAACCGGGAGAGGTATTACCTGCACTCGCTAAATATTGTACCCTAATTATGGGTAATCTTTGGGCAGCAGAAAGAATGCTGAATATCCCGGTAAGAGAAGGCCTGGTAGAGGAAGACCAAAAGAAGGCTTACCTTGAACAGGCAAAAACCACATCAGAAGAATTGATGAAACAATATCCTAAATGTACAGCGGTAGCCAATACGTTTAGGTTTGATGTAGGTAAAGGCATCAGGTATTATACTACGCTTTATACAGAGGGTAAATTGAATGTTTCTACAGAATATACCGCAGAAGCTATAGTAGACAAAGTAGGTAGTGGAGACTGTTACATGGCTGGTTTAATTTATGGCTTTTACAAGGAGCTGCCAGCGGCAGAAGTATTGGAGTTTGCTACAGCAGCAGCATTTAGTAAGCTTTTTGTAGAGAGCGATGCCACGAACATCAAAGCTGATGAGGTGAAAGAAAAAGTAAAGAATTATGTTAACGAAGCGGTAAGCTTCTAA
- a CDS encoding glutamate-5-semialdehyde dehydrogenase, translated as MDYKIYFENAVKGSRTLHLLDKQKVNAVLDALANRLVEQTEEILAANLLDLERMSPEDPKYDRLKLSTERIAGIAGEVRNIAALESPLSELISENTLPNGLHLSKLRVPLGVIGVIYEARPNVTIDVFSLCFKTGNTAVLKGGSDAEHSNQALIKIIHQVLAAHEVDINVAVLLPAEREATAALLNAVGMVDVLIPRGSHSLITYVRDNSRVPVIETGAGIVHTYFDISGDKEKGADIVFNAKTRRVSVCNSLDCLLIHAGRLADLYDLVKALAKKSVIIYADEQAYAVLKGLYPADLLFAARAEDFGIEFLDYKMAIKTVADTEEALAHIAVYSSKHSEAIVTEDEVQIVNFLNAVDAAAVYANASTAFTDGAQFGLGAEIGISTQKLHARGPMGLAELTTYKWVIRGQGQTRN; from the coding sequence ATGGATTACAAGATATATTTTGAGAATGCCGTAAAGGGAAGTCGTACATTGCACCTTTTAGATAAGCAAAAGGTAAATGCGGTATTGGATGCATTAGCAAATCGCTTAGTAGAACAAACAGAAGAGATTCTGGCTGCAAATCTGTTGGATCTGGAAAGAATGTCGCCCGAAGACCCCAAGTACGATAGGTTGAAGCTTAGTACTGAAAGAATTGCCGGGATTGCCGGGGAGGTTAGAAATATAGCTGCCCTGGAAAGTCCGCTTTCTGAGTTGATCTCTGAAAATACCCTTCCAAACGGATTACATCTTTCCAAATTGAGGGTGCCTCTGGGTGTGATCGGTGTGATTTATGAAGCCAGGCCAAATGTGACTATAGATGTATTTTCCTTGTGCTTCAAAACCGGGAATACCGCTGTTTTAAAAGGTGGAAGTGATGCGGAGCACTCTAACCAGGCCTTGATTAAAATTATACACCAGGTGCTGGCGGCACATGAGGTGGATATAAACGTTGCGGTACTGCTCCCTGCAGAACGTGAAGCTACTGCGGCACTTTTAAATGCTGTAGGAATGGTAGATGTACTGATCCCCCGTGGAAGCCATTCCCTGATTACTTATGTACGTGACAACAGCAGGGTTCCTGTGATAGAAACCGGAGCTGGTATTGTACATACCTATTTCGATATATCCGGGGATAAGGAAAAAGGAGCAGACATTGTATTTAATGCGAAGACCAGGCGGGTAAGTGTTTGTAATTCGCTGGACTGCCTTTTGATCCACGCCGGGAGGTTAGCTGATCTTTATGATCTGGTGAAAGCTCTTGCGAAGAAATCTGTTATCATTTACGCCGATGAACAGGCTTATGCTGTCCTGAAGGGTCTATATCCTGCTGATTTGCTTTTCGCTGCGCGTGCTGAGGATTTCGGGATAGAGTTCCTGGATTACAAAATGGCTATAAAAACTGTTGCCGACACTGAAGAAGCACTGGCACATATTGCCGTTTACAGTTCTAAACACAGTGAGGCGATTGTTACAGAGGACGAGGTACAAATTGTTAATTTTTTAAATGCTGTGGATGCTGCAGCAGTTTACGCCAATGCCTCTACTGCTTTTACAGATGGTGCGCAATTTGGCTTGGGCGCAGAAATTGGCATTAGTACACAAAAGCTACATGCAAGAGGGCCGATGGGATTGGCAGAATTGACCACTTATAAATGGGTAATTAGAGGGCAGGGGCAGACCAGGAACTAA
- a CDS encoding NADP-dependent glyceraldehyde-3-phosphate dehydrogenase, which produces MTFQEQLDSIFVTEDQIPEAFRLSEELNQREYLSDGEMRTWNGEVHTVLSPICIQTPEGLQRKVIGTYPLSTQKEAMASLEAAEKAYNNGRGEWPTMSVADRIACVERFTRQIMEKKDEVVKLLMWEIGKSHGDSVKEFDRTVEYIYATIDALKDIDRQSSRFSIEQGIVAQIRRSPLGVVLCMGPFNYPLNETFTTLIPALIMGNTILFKPPKHGTLLHYPLLEAFKDCFPKGVVNTIYGRGNVIIPDLMKSGKINVLTLIGSSKVANELKKLHPKVNRLRAILGLDAKNAAIITAAADVSLAVQETVLGSLSFNGQRCTALKIIFVHRSLADVFLKELEAAVAKLKFGMPWESGVALTPLPEPHKPAFLKECIDDAIAHGAAVINENGGATNASFVYPAIVYPVNKDMKLYTEEQFGPVIPVVPFDELEETIDYLIESTHGQQVSIFSNDDEEIAALIDPLVNQVSRVNINCQCQRGPDVFPFTGRKDSAEGTLSVVDALRSFSIRSLVATKLNEKNKHLINEIVDSNSSNFLSTKYIF; this is translated from the coding sequence ATGACTTTTCAAGAACAACTAGACTCGATCTTTGTTACCGAAGATCAAATCCCTGAAGCTTTCCGATTATCGGAAGAGCTGAACCAAAGGGAGTATTTAAGCGATGGAGAAATGCGCACCTGGAATGGGGAAGTGCATACTGTATTATCGCCCATTTGTATCCAGACACCAGAAGGTTTACAGCGTAAAGTGATTGGCACTTATCCGCTGTCTACACAAAAGGAAGCTATGGCATCATTGGAAGCTGCAGAAAAAGCTTACAACAATGGAAGAGGCGAATGGCCAACCATGAGTGTGGCAGACAGGATTGCCTGTGTAGAGCGGTTTACCCGCCAGATCATGGAGAAAAAAGATGAAGTGGTAAAGCTTTTGATGTGGGAAATCGGCAAATCGCATGGCGATTCTGTTAAGGAATTTGACCGTACCGTAGAATACATCTATGCCACAATTGATGCTTTAAAAGACATTGACAGACAATCTTCAAGATTTAGCATTGAACAGGGGATTGTTGCCCAAATCAGGCGTTCACCTTTAGGTGTGGTACTTTGTATGGGGCCGTTTAATTATCCATTAAACGAAACTTTTACTACCCTGATCCCTGCATTGATTATGGGGAATACCATTTTATTTAAACCACCTAAGCACGGTACTTTATTACATTATCCTTTACTTGAAGCCTTCAAAGATTGCTTTCCTAAAGGTGTAGTGAATACGATATATGGTCGCGGTAACGTGATCATTCCAGATTTAATGAAATCTGGTAAAATTAACGTGCTTACTTTGATTGGTTCAAGCAAGGTTGCCAACGAACTTAAAAAATTGCACCCTAAAGTAAATCGTCTTCGTGCTATTTTAGGATTGGATGCTAAGAATGCTGCTATCATTACAGCGGCGGCAGATGTATCTTTGGCAGTTCAGGAAACCGTATTGGGCTCTTTATCATTTAACGGACAACGTTGTACGGCGCTAAAAATAATCTTTGTACACCGCAGTTTGGCTGATGTGTTTTTAAAAGAACTGGAAGCTGCTGTAGCTAAATTGAAATTTGGTATGCCATGGGAAAGTGGTGTGGCTTTAACACCATTACCAGAGCCTCACAAACCTGCATTTCTAAAAGAATGTATTGATGATGCGATAGCTCATGGTGCAGCAGTAATCAATGAAAATGGTGGTGCTACTAATGCCTCTTTCGTGTATCCGGCAATTGTATATCCTGTTAATAAGGATATGAAGTTGTATACCGAAGAGCAATTTGGCCCGGTAATTCCTGTTGTTCCTTTTGATGAGCTGGAAGAGACCATTGATTACCTGATTGAATCTACACACGGACAGCAAGTGAGTATTTTTAGTAATGACGATGAGGAAATTGCTGCTTTAATTGACCCACTGGTAAACCAGGTAAGTAGGGTAAACATCAACTGTCAATGTCAGCGCGGACCGGATGTATTTCCTTTTACAGGTCGTAAAGACAGTGCAGAGGGTACGCTTTCTGTAGTAGATGCCTTACGCTCATTTTCAATCAGATCTTTGGTAGCTACCAAGTTGAATGAGAAGAATAAACATTTGATTAATGAGATTGTGGACAGTAACAGTTCCAACTTTTTAAGTACAAAATATATATTTTAA